The following proteins are encoded in a genomic region of Vibrio tasmaniensis:
- the hemN gene encoding oxygen-independent coproporphyrinogen III oxidase — MSSKPVTTNQQIVWDQEILNKYNYSGPRYTSYPTALEFHEAFTVADYDMACTQYPDRPLSLYVHIPFCHKLCYYCGCNKVITRHSHKADEYLDVIEHEIRQRASLLNGRKVTQLHFGGGTPTFLTKTQITRLMGILREEFNFTADAEISIEVDPREIELDVLDHLRNEGFNRLSIGVQDFNKEVQKLVNREQDEEFIIAMVQRATELGFRSTNLDLIYGLPKQTQALFAETLKQVLEMKPGRLSVFNYAHMPQLFAAQRKIKDEDLPEAKEKMAILQDTIETLTGAGYQFIGMDHFALPEDELAVAQREGILHRNFQGYTTQGEADLIGFGVSAISMVGDAYAQNQKELKKYYAQVNDLRHALWKGVALDSDDLLRREVIKQLICNFKLDKTMIESEFSVNFNRYFKEDLELLQTFINDELVEVDDKEIRVTLRGRLLIRNICMCFDKYLRAKARQQQFSRVI, encoded by the coding sequence ATGTCGAGCAAGCCAGTAACAACGAATCAGCAAATCGTTTGGGATCAAGAAATCTTAAACAAGTACAACTATTCGGGACCTCGTTACACCTCATACCCAACTGCGTTGGAGTTTCATGAAGCGTTTACTGTCGCTGATTACGACATGGCGTGTACTCAATATCCTGATCGTCCACTCTCTCTTTACGTGCATATCCCATTTTGTCACAAGCTTTGTTACTACTGTGGTTGTAATAAAGTCATTACTCGTCACTCGCATAAAGCGGATGAGTACTTGGATGTGATTGAACATGAAATCCGCCAGCGCGCCTCTTTATTGAATGGCCGTAAAGTGACTCAACTGCACTTCGGTGGTGGTACACCAACGTTCTTGACCAAAACACAAATCACTCGTTTGATGGGTATTTTGCGTGAAGAGTTTAACTTCACCGCTGACGCCGAAATCAGTATTGAAGTTGACCCGCGTGAAATTGAGCTAGACGTACTTGACCACCTTCGTAATGAAGGCTTCAACCGCCTGAGCATTGGTGTGCAAGACTTCAATAAAGAAGTACAGAAATTGGTTAACCGTGAGCAAGATGAAGAGTTCATCATTGCCATGGTTCAACGTGCGACAGAGTTAGGCTTCCGTTCAACTAACCTGGATTTGATCTACGGCCTACCAAAGCAGACTCAAGCTTTGTTCGCTGAAACATTGAAGCAAGTGTTAGAAATGAAACCGGGTCGTTTATCTGTATTTAACTACGCACACATGCCGCAACTGTTTGCTGCGCAGCGTAAGATTAAAGATGAAGATCTACCTGAAGCTAAAGAGAAGATGGCTATCTTACAAGATACTATCGAGACGCTAACCGGTGCGGGTTACCAGTTTATCGGTATGGATCACTTCGCATTACCTGAAGATGAGCTAGCAGTAGCACAACGTGAAGGTATTCTGCATCGTAACTTCCAAGGTTACACCACTCAAGGTGAAGCTGACCTAATTGGTTTCGGTGTTTCTGCGATTTCTATGGTTGGGGATGCTTACGCACAAAACCAGAAAGAGCTGAAGAAGTACTACGCTCAGGTGAATGATCTGCGTCATGCACTTTGGAAAGGTGTGGCACTAGACAGTGACGACTTACTACGTCGTGAAGTGATTAAGCAGCTTATCTGTAACTTTAAGCTTGATAAAACCATGATCGAATCTGAGTTCTCGGTTAACTTTAATCGCTACTTCAAAGAAGATTTAGAGCTTCTACAAACCTTTATCAACGATGAGTTGGTTGAAGTCGATGATAAAGAAATCCGCGTGACTTTGCGTGGCCGTTTGCTGATCCGTAACATCTGTATGTGTTTTGATAAATACCTACGAGCCAAGGCTCGCCAACAGCAATTCTCTCGCGTCATTTAA
- a CDS encoding DUF2489 domain-containing protein, with protein MNVTLLAIAGGIIILGLGSYAGYLLLQVKKQTELQKQHQTLAIEKRNATIYENVNTLCLAGIQGQCDLPEISIRVCIIMDNVQGDERVDFDSEYPALSELYHIVKDMARGDARQELTKKERMQQNLTRHKAETRLNDAVIEDLKRLQEKVKPLNNQINIQMI; from the coding sequence ATGAACGTAACCTTATTAGCAATTGCTGGTGGAATTATCATTCTCGGCTTGGGCTCTTACGCAGGTTACCTTCTACTTCAAGTGAAGAAGCAGACGGAGTTGCAAAAGCAGCATCAAACACTTGCCATTGAAAAACGTAACGCGACGATTTACGAAAACGTAAATACTTTGTGCTTAGCGGGTATTCAAGGCCAGTGTGATTTACCTGAGATCAGTATCCGAGTGTGTATCATTATGGATAATGTTCAGGGTGATGAGCGTGTCGATTTTGATTCTGAGTATCCTGCTCTTTCTGAGCTGTACCATATCGTAAAAGATATGGCTCGCGGAGATGCAAGGCAGGAACTGACCAAGAAAGAGCGCATGCAGCAGAATCTCACACGCCATAAGGCGGAGACTCGCTTGAATGATGCGGTCATCGAAGATTTGAAAAGGTTGCAGGAGAAGGTTAAACCGCTCAACAACCAAATCAATATTCAGATGATCTAG
- the yihI gene encoding Der GTPase-activating protein YihI produces MGRSKKSRKPGALGAPEPMVTRNRSESDVEGRERKRVKKRKGLKSGSRHSDGSEAKQRKAALARDPRLGSKKKIPLIVEPAKKPTKQERKLSNEQELEMLENDAQLNTLLDRIENGENLGAGLQKFVDEKLDRIEHLMGRLGLLEPEDDEEEIFEEAPVASKKKASSDEDLLSQFEDFDLDSFKG; encoded by the coding sequence ATGGGTCGTAGTAAGAAATCAAGAAAGCCGGGAGCACTTGGCGCTCCGGAACCTATGGTTACTCGTAACCGTAGTGAATCTGATGTTGAAGGTCGTGAACGTAAGCGTGTTAAAAAGCGTAAAGGCCTTAAGTCTGGCAGCCGTCACTCAGATGGTAGCGAAGCAAAACAGCGTAAAGCTGCACTAGCTCGCGACCCTCGTTTAGGCAGCAAGAAAAAAATCCCGCTGATTGTTGAACCAGCGAAGAAGCCGACGAAACAAGAGCGCAAGCTATCTAACGAGCAAGAGTTAGAGATGCTTGAGAATGATGCTCAACTGAACACACTGCTAGATCGTATCGAAAATGGTGAAAACCTAGGTGCAGGTCTACAGAAGTTTGTTGATGAGAAACTTGATCGTATAGAACACCTAATGGGCCGCTTAGGTCTACTAGAGCCAGAAGACGATGAAGAAGAGATCTTCGAAGAAGCACCGGTTGCCTCTAAGAAGAAAGCGAGCTCTGACGAAGACTTGCTATCTCAATTCGAAGATTTCGATTTAGACAGCTTTAAAGGTTAA
- a CDS encoding class I SAM-dependent methyltransferase — MYTCPLCHHQGVNHYFEDKRRAYLQCQQCELVFVKPEQRLEAKEEKAHYDLHENDPSDAGYRRFLSRIADPLTDKISSNSHGLDFGCGPGPTLSIMLEEAGHTMELYDIYYHPEASVLEKTYDFMTATEVIEHLYHPDKVWQQWLNLVKPKGWIGLMTKLVIDVDAFAGWHYKNDPTHVVFFSRQTFQFLAERDKLELEFFGNDVILLRKVQ; from the coding sequence ATGTATACTTGTCCCTTATGCCATCACCAAGGCGTGAATCACTATTTTGAAGACAAACGCAGAGCCTATCTGCAATGTCAGCAATGTGAACTGGTATTTGTTAAACCTGAACAAAGGTTAGAAGCAAAAGAAGAGAAAGCACACTATGATCTCCATGAGAACGATCCTAGTGATGCAGGTTATCGCCGTTTTCTATCTCGCATCGCGGATCCACTAACAGACAAAATTTCATCTAACTCACACGGGTTGGATTTTGGTTGTGGCCCAGGCCCTACGCTATCTATTATGTTAGAAGAAGCCGGACACACCATGGAGTTGTACGATATCTATTACCACCCAGAAGCTTCTGTGTTGGAAAAAACGTATGACTTTATGACTGCCACGGAGGTGATAGAGCATCTTTATCACCCAGACAAAGTGTGGCAGCAATGGTTGAATTTAGTTAAACCCAAGGGCTGGATTGGTCTTATGACTAAGCTAGTAATAGACGTAGACGCGTTTGCTGGTTGGCACTACAAGAATGACCCGACACATGTCGTCTTCTTTAGTCGTCAAACATTCCAGTTTTTGGCAGAGCGGGATAAGCTCGAACTAGAATTTTTTGGAAATGATGTAATTTTACTGAGGAAAGTGCAGTAA
- a CDS encoding c-type cytochrome — protein MKKLALILSLLASCSVWAQGSIEAGKAKSQTCVACHGADGNSLITQYPKLAGQHEKYLEKQLKELKLGMTSGGKQGRYEPVMGAMAMPLSEEDMADLAAYYASLPISSNSTPENVVDEGKVLYTAGNAERGVTACIACHGPRGNGTELSGFPKISGQHADYIKAQLEKFRDGNRNNDMNAMMRDVAKKLTDADIDTLSKYVGGLH, from the coding sequence ATGAAGAAATTAGCGCTAATTTTGAGTCTTTTAGCCAGCTGCTCAGTATGGGCTCAAGGTAGTATTGAAGCTGGTAAAGCCAAATCACAAACATGTGTTGCCTGCCACGGTGCTGACGGCAACAGTCTGATCACTCAGTACCCTAAGCTGGCTGGTCAACACGAGAAATACCTAGAGAAGCAGTTAAAAGAGCTTAAGCTAGGTATGACGAGTGGTGGTAAGCAAGGTCGTTACGAGCCTGTAATGGGTGCAATGGCGATGCCTTTATCTGAAGAAGATATGGCTGACCTAGCGGCATACTACGCATCTCTCCCTATCTCTAGTAACTCTACTCCTGAAAATGTAGTAGATGAAGGTAAGGTTCTTTACACAGCGGGTAACGCAGAACGCGGCGTAACGGCTTGTATTGCTTGTCACGGCCCTCGTGGTAATGGTACCGAACTTTCTGGTTTCCCTAAGATTTCAGGTCAGCACGCAGATTACATCAAGGCTCAACTTGAGAAATTCCGCGATGGTAACCGTAATAACGACATGAATGCGATGATGCGTGATGTAGCTAAAAAGTTAACAGACGCAGATATTGATACCTTATCGAAGTACGTTGGTGGTTTACACTAA
- the yihA gene encoding ribosome biogenesis GTP-binding protein YihA/YsxC → MSVKIHYQNTHFITSAPDIRHLPEDEGIEIAFAGRSNAGKSSALNRVTNQKSLAKTSKTPGRTQLINLFKVTDGCHIVDLPGYGFAQVPLEMKKKWQKSLGEYLQRRESLKGLVVLMDIRHPMKDLDQQMIYWAIDSRIPVQVLLTKADKLKSGARKAQLLKIRNDAKSFGGDVAVDVFSSMKGIGVDQLRAKMDEWFAPVFADQIIDELADEEQNDSE, encoded by the coding sequence GTGAGCGTAAAAATTCATTATCAAAACACGCATTTCATTACCAGTGCACCTGATATTCGTCACTTACCAGAAGACGAAGGGATCGAAATTGCGTTTGCAGGACGCTCCAATGCTGGTAAATCTAGCGCACTAAACCGCGTTACAAACCAAAAAAGCTTGGCGAAAACCAGTAAAACACCCGGTCGAACTCAGCTAATTAACCTATTTAAGGTTACCGACGGCTGTCATATCGTCGATTTACCTGGATATGGCTTTGCTCAAGTACCGCTTGAGATGAAGAAAAAATGGCAGAAGTCGCTAGGCGAATACCTACAACGACGTGAAAGCCTAAAAGGTTTAGTGGTATTGATGGATATCCGTCACCCAATGAAAGACCTTGACCAACAAATGATCTACTGGGCTATCGATAGCCGTATCCCGGTACAAGTTTTGTTAACAAAAGCAGACAAACTGAAAAGTGGCGCGCGTAAAGCACAGCTACTAAAAATTCGTAATGATGCGAAATCTTTCGGTGGTGATGTTGCCGTTGATGTCTTCTCTTCAATGAAGGGCATCGGTGTTGATCAACTGCGTGCCAAGATGGACGAGTGGTTTGCACCTGTGTTTGCTGATCAGATCATTGATGAGCTAGCAGACGAAGAGCAAAACGACTCAGAGTAG
- a CDS encoding GTP-binding protein, with translation MWKTPLAIIALMLVSLTGFASEAEQEQAPLINVDMTLDLEGMEKYAQEASESLEVISQSLQAIVNNPNLSDDQQQALNQTVESINQLASSTKTSLNQLPQALDQSRLAFKKTSQMLLDDIQTKIIIALAAVIAVIVIALTAIYLVILKPMQQTLVKATNNISSMAQSIQITAEALKYSTEKQQEIMDYIEHSPTQYTDK, from the coding sequence ATGTGGAAAACACCGTTGGCCATAATTGCACTCATGCTGGTCTCATTGACAGGGTTCGCCTCTGAAGCAGAACAAGAACAAGCCCCATTAATCAATGTCGATATGACCTTAGACCTAGAAGGCATGGAAAAGTACGCCCAAGAAGCGAGTGAGTCTCTTGAGGTGATATCGCAATCTTTGCAGGCGATCGTCAACAACCCCAACCTCAGCGACGACCAACAACAAGCCCTAAATCAAACCGTTGAAAGCATCAATCAGCTTGCGAGCTCTACCAAGACATCACTCAATCAACTCCCACAAGCCTTAGACCAATCTCGACTCGCCTTTAAAAAGACCAGTCAAATGCTGTTGGATGATATTCAGACCAAGATCATCATTGCGTTAGCAGCCGTTATCGCTGTCATTGTTATCGCTTTGACTGCTATCTACCTAGTTATCCTAAAACCCATGCAGCAAACCTTAGTGAAAGCGACCAACAATATCTCTTCTATGGCGCAATCTATCCAGATCACCGCCGAAGCTCTGAAATACAGCACCGAGAAACAACAAGAAATCATGGATTACATTGAGCATTCACCCACTCAATATACTGATAAGTAA
- the polA gene encoding DNA polymerase I: MARIPDNPLILIDGSSYLYRAFHAYPGTMSNGDIPTNAVYGVVNMLRSMMRQFASDRIAVIFDAKGKTFRDDMYPEYKANRPPMPDDLRCQIEPLHNVIRAMGLPLISIPGVEADDVIGTLASQASAMGMPVLISTGDKDMAQLVDDNVTLINTMTNVVMDREGVIEKFGIPPELIIDYLALMGDKVDNIPGVPGVGDKTATALLQGIGSIEKLYQNLDDIAALGFRGSKTMAKKLADNKANADMSYELATIKLDVELEETPESLVKAQPNIDELIKLYGQLVFKSWLNELLEGGSGVVEADEKSGSVRSSASATTSTVEMNTSAVTIDRSNYETILDEASFNVWLEKLKAAELFAFDTETDSLDYMVANLVGLSFATEEGVAAYVPVAHDYLDAPQQLDRDWVLEQLKPILEDDAQAKVGQNLKYDMSVLARYGIEMKGIKHDTMLASYVFNSVGGKHDMDSLALRFLQHSCISFEQIAGKGKKQLTFNQIELGEASPYAAEDADVTLRLHNRLMENIEQDEKLKTIYEEIEVPLIPVMSRIERTGVFIDDMLLGAQSQEIAVRLDELEQKAYEIAEQEFNMKSPKQLQAILFEKMGLPVIKKTPSGAPSTNEEVLQELALDYPLPKLIIEYRGLAKLKSTYTDKLPKMINAETGRVHTSYHQAVTATGRLSSTDPNLQNIPIRNEEGRRIRQAFVAQHGWKILAVDYSQIELRIMAHLSGDKALLEAFQQGKDIHAATAAEIIGVAIDQVTTEQRRRAKAVNFGLIYGMSAFGLAKQLGIPRGEAQHYMDTYFERYPGVMQYMEDTRSAASEQGFVETIYGRRLHLPEIQSRNGMRRKAAERAAINAPMQGTAADIIKKAMLLVDEWIQAEGDGRVKLLMQVHDELVFEVEESALAEIESKVQQLMESAAELEVPLVAEAGHGDNWDQAH; encoded by the coding sequence ATGGCTCGTATTCCTGATAATCCATTGATCCTGATCGATGGCTCTTCTTACCTATATCGCGCGTTCCATGCTTACCCTGGCACCATGAGTAATGGTGATATCCCAACCAACGCTGTTTACGGCGTGGTTAACATGCTACGCAGCATGATGCGTCAATTTGCTTCTGATCGTATTGCGGTAATTTTTGATGCGAAAGGAAAGACGTTCCGTGATGACATGTACCCAGAGTACAAAGCAAACCGTCCACCAATGCCCGATGACCTTCGTTGCCAAATAGAACCATTGCACAATGTGATTCGAGCAATGGGCTTGCCACTTATCTCTATTCCCGGTGTTGAAGCGGATGATGTGATTGGTACGCTTGCTTCTCAAGCTTCTGCGATGGGGATGCCTGTACTTATCAGTACTGGTGATAAAGATATGGCGCAGTTAGTTGATGACAACGTTACTCTGATCAACACCATGACCAACGTGGTAATGGATCGCGAAGGTGTGATTGAGAAGTTTGGTATCCCACCAGAACTGATCATCGATTATTTGGCACTGATGGGCGATAAAGTCGATAACATCCCTGGTGTTCCGGGTGTGGGTGACAAGACAGCGACGGCTTTACTACAAGGCATTGGTAGTATCGAAAAGTTGTATCAGAATCTTGATGATATTGCGGCGCTTGGTTTCCGCGGTTCGAAGACGATGGCTAAGAAGCTGGCTGATAATAAAGCCAATGCTGACATGTCCTACGAGCTTGCAACAATCAAGCTAGATGTTGAGCTTGAAGAGACGCCTGAGTCATTGGTAAAAGCACAACCCAATATCGATGAGTTGATCAAGTTATACGGTCAACTGGTCTTTAAATCTTGGTTGAACGAGCTGCTTGAAGGCGGCAGTGGTGTGGTTGAAGCTGATGAAAAATCGGGATCAGTACGCAGCAGCGCTTCTGCAACAACGTCTACTGTAGAGATGAATACGTCTGCTGTGACGATTGATCGCAGTAACTACGAAACGATTCTAGATGAAGCGTCATTCAATGTTTGGTTAGAAAAGCTTAAAGCAGCTGAATTGTTTGCTTTTGATACTGAGACAGACAGCCTTGATTACATGGTCGCGAATCTAGTCGGTCTATCATTTGCGACGGAAGAGGGCGTTGCCGCTTACGTACCAGTTGCTCATGATTACCTAGATGCACCGCAACAGCTGGATCGTGATTGGGTACTTGAACAACTTAAACCGATTCTTGAAGATGATGCTCAAGCTAAAGTGGGTCAAAACCTGAAGTACGATATGAGTGTGCTAGCGCGCTATGGTATCGAGATGAAAGGCATCAAACACGATACCATGCTGGCTTCTTACGTTTTCAATAGTGTAGGTGGCAAGCACGATATGGACAGTCTAGCGCTACGCTTCCTACAGCATAGCTGCATCTCATTTGAGCAAATCGCAGGTAAAGGTAAGAAACAGCTTACTTTCAACCAGATTGAGCTAGGTGAAGCCTCTCCGTACGCCGCAGAAGATGCTGACGTGACACTACGTCTGCATAACCGCCTGATGGAAAATATTGAGCAAGATGAAAAGCTTAAAACCATCTATGAAGAAATCGAAGTACCGCTGATCCCTGTTATGTCTCGCATTGAACGCACTGGTGTATTCATTGATGACATGTTGCTAGGCGCTCAATCGCAAGAGATTGCGGTTCGTCTGGATGAGCTAGAGCAGAAAGCTTACGAGATTGCAGAGCAAGAGTTCAACATGAAATCGCCAAAACAACTGCAAGCGATCCTGTTTGAGAAAATGGGTCTGCCAGTTATCAAGAAAACGCCATCAGGTGCGCCTTCAACTAACGAGGAAGTGTTGCAAGAGCTGGCGCTTGATTACCCGTTGCCTAAGCTGATCATTGAGTATCGTGGTCTTGCTAAGCTGAAGTCGACTTACACCGATAAACTGCCGAAGATGATCAACGCTGAAACGGGTCGCGTTCATACTTCTTACCACCAAGCGGTAACGGCAACCGGTCGTTTGTCTTCTACTGATCCAAACCTCCAGAACATCCCAATTCGTAATGAAGAAGGTCGTCGTATTCGCCAAGCATTCGTTGCACAACATGGTTGGAAGATTCTAGCAGTCGATTACTCTCAAATTGAATTGCGTATCATGGCGCACCTTTCGGGTGATAAAGCGCTGCTGGAAGCATTCCAACAAGGCAAAGATATCCACGCGGCAACGGCTGCTGAGATTATCGGCGTGGCTATTGATCAAGTTACCACTGAACAGCGTCGTCGTGCTAAAGCCGTTAACTTCGGTCTTATCTACGGCATGAGTGCCTTTGGCTTGGCTAAGCAATTGGGTATTCCTCGTGGCGAAGCACAACACTACATGGATACTTACTTCGAACGTTACCCTGGCGTGATGCAGTATATGGAAGACACACGTAGTGCGGCTTCAGAGCAAGGCTTTGTTGAAACCATTTACGGTCGTCGATTGCATCTTCCTGAAATTCAATCTCGTAATGGCATGCGTCGTAAAGCGGCTGAACGTGCGGCGATCAACGCACCAATGCAAGGGACAGCTGCTGACATTATTAAGAAAGCGATGCTGCTAGTGGATGAATGGATTCAAGCGGAAGGTGATGGTCGTGTGAAACTGCTTATGCAAGTACACGATGAATTGGTCTTCGAAGTGGAAGAGTCAGCTTTAGCCGAAATTGAAAGTAAAGTACAACAATTGATGGAATCCGCTGCAGAGCTTGAAGTACCGCTGGTCGCGGAAGCTGGCCACGGTGACAACTGGGATCAAGCCCACTAA
- a CDS encoding GNAT family N-acetyltransferase, giving the protein MSVIVREGSLEEVVSVAEQISEFARKESVASLTARLEGKKSLILVAEEANVLLGFKIGYELNSNTFYSWFGGVSPFARNKGVAQAQLDVQELWAQERGYEHLKVKSRNQFPAMLCLLLKNGYRIEKLVEKEEINENRIHFVKQLSA; this is encoded by the coding sequence ATGTCTGTAATCGTGCGTGAAGGTTCACTGGAAGAGGTTGTGTCTGTTGCCGAGCAGATCTCTGAGTTTGCTCGAAAAGAGAGTGTCGCTTCACTGACAGCTCGACTTGAAGGGAAAAAGAGCCTGATCTTAGTGGCTGAAGAGGCGAACGTGTTACTCGGCTTTAAAATTGGTTATGAGCTTAACTCAAATACTTTCTATAGCTGGTTTGGTGGTGTGTCACCGTTTGCAAGAAATAAGGGTGTCGCACAGGCTCAATTAGATGTTCAGGAGCTGTGGGCACAAGAGCGGGGTTATGAGCATCTGAAAGTAAAATCTCGTAACCAGTTTCCTGCGATGCTGTGTTTACTATTGAAAAATGGCTATCGAATAGAAAAACTGGTAGAAAAAGAAGAGATTAATGAAAATCGAATCCATTTCGTGAAGCAATTATCAGCTTAA
- the hemB gene encoding porphobilinogen synthase has protein sequence MSVSIQGQFPGRRMRRMRKHDFSRRLMAENQLSVDDLIYPMFILMGKDRREPVESMPGVERLSIDLMLEEADYLSKLGVPAIALFPVVNQDAKSLCAAEAHNSEGLVQRAVRSLKEHVPNMGVITDVALDPFTTHGQDGIIDEDGYVMNDETTEVLIQQALSHAEAGADVVAPSDMMDGRIGKIREALEEAGYIHTQIMAYSAKYASCYYGPFRDAVGSASNLKGGNKKNYQMDPANSDEAIHEVAMDLNEGADMVMVKPGMPYLDIVRRVKYELQAPTYAYQVSGEYAMHKAAIQNGWLKERETVMESLLCFKRAGADGILTYFAKDVAEWLAADNAQAAKHLKEK, from the coding sequence GTGTCTGTTTCAATTCAAGGTCAATTCCCAGGTCGCCGTATGCGCCGTATGCGTAAGCACGACTTTAGCCGTCGCCTAATGGCAGAAAATCAATTGTCTGTGGATGACCTCATCTACCCAATGTTTATCCTGATGGGTAAAGACCGCCGCGAGCCTGTCGAGTCAATGCCGGGTGTTGAACGCTTGTCGATCGATCTGATGCTTGAAGAAGCGGATTACCTGTCAAAATTGGGTGTTCCGGCGATTGCTCTGTTTCCGGTCGTGAACCAAGATGCTAAAAGCTTATGCGCGGCTGAAGCTCATAATTCAGAAGGTTTGGTGCAGCGTGCGGTACGTTCATTAAAAGAGCACGTGCCAAATATGGGTGTGATTACTGATGTTGCACTGGACCCATTCACTACTCACGGCCAGGACGGCATCATCGATGAAGATGGTTACGTGATGAATGATGAAACGACTGAAGTGTTGATTCAGCAGGCGTTATCGCATGCTGAAGCCGGTGCAGATGTGGTTGCTCCGTCGGATATGATGGATGGTCGTATTGGTAAGATCCGTGAAGCATTAGAAGAAGCGGGCTATATTCATACTCAGATTATGGCGTACTCTGCGAAATACGCATCGTGCTATTACGGCCCATTCCGTGATGCAGTCGGTAGTGCTTCGAACCTGAAAGGTGGTAATAAAAAGAACTACCAGATGGATCCTGCGAACAGCGATGAAGCGATTCATGAAGTGGCGATGGATCTTAATGAAGGTGCAGACATGGTGATGGTTAAGCCTGGCATGCCTTACCTTGATATCGTGCGTCGTGTGAAGTATGAACTTCAAGCGCCAACGTATGCTTACCAAGTGTCTGGTGAGTACGCGATGCATAAAGCGGCGATTCAAAACGGTTGGCTGAAAGAGCGCGAAACCGTAATGGAATCACTGTTGTGCTTTAAGCGTGCTGGCGCGGATGGCATCTTGACTTACTTTGCTAAAGATGTGGCAGAGTGGCTTGCTGCAGACAATGCACAAGCAGCCAAGCACTTAAAAGAAAAGTAA
- a CDS encoding TatD family hydrolase, whose product MIDTHAHIYASEFDEDREQVVQRALAQGIDTILLPNIDLESIEPMLATEAQFPDVCRSMMGLHPCYVDANIEQTLKTIRAWFDKHDFIAVGEIGIDLYWDKTFKAEQEMAFVTQLQWAKELDLPVVIHTRDSIEETLTLLRKEQDGSLRGVFHCFGSSLEEAQAINELGFHLGLGGVSTFKNSGMDKVIPHLDMNYVILETDCPYLAPTPNRGKRNEPAYTELVAKRIAELRGITLEEVDSITTSNAKLLFGL is encoded by the coding sequence ATGATCGACACCCATGCTCATATTTACGCGAGCGAATTCGATGAAGACCGTGAACAAGTGGTGCAGCGCGCACTGGCTCAAGGTATTGATACCATTCTATTGCCGAACATCGATTTAGAATCTATCGAGCCAATGCTAGCGACGGAAGCTCAGTTTCCTGATGTGTGCCGTTCAATGATGGGCTTACACCCTTGTTATGTGGATGCGAATATCGAGCAAACCCTCAAAACGATTAGAGCTTGGTTTGATAAACATGACTTTATCGCCGTGGGTGAGATTGGTATCGACTTGTACTGGGATAAAACCTTCAAGGCTGAACAAGAGATGGCTTTCGTGACTCAACTGCAATGGGCAAAAGAGCTCGATCTGCCTGTGGTGATCCACACTCGTGATTCCATTGAAGAGACACTGACTCTACTTCGTAAAGAACAAGACGGCAGCTTACGTGGCGTATTCCACTGCTTTGGCAGCAGCTTAGAGGAGGCCCAAGCAATCAACGAGCTAGGCTTTCACTTAGGTTTAGGCGGTGTATCGACCTTTAAGAACTCAGGAATGGACAAGGTGATTCCACATCTTGATATGAATTACGTCATTCTAGAGACAGATTGCCCGTATTTAGCACCAACACCCAATCGCGGTAAACGTAATGAGCCAGCCTACACGGAATTGGTAGCAAAACGCATCGCTGAATTGCGCGGGATTACCCTTGAAGAAGTCGACAGTATAACGACCAGCAACGCTAAATTACTGTTTGGTTTATAA